Proteins encoded in a region of the Athene noctua chromosome 4, bAthNoc1.hap1.1, whole genome shotgun sequence genome:
- the LOC141959706 gene encoding interleukin-8-like gives MMGKAVAAVLTLLLISAVGTKGKALPRSAIELRCQCVGTHSKFIHPKFIHNVNLIPSGPHCKNVEVIATLTDGREVCLEPTAPWVKLIIKAILDKANAKPETVS, from the exons ATGATGGGCAAGGCCGTGGCTGCTGTCCTGACTCTTCTCCTGATCTCAGCGGTTGGAACAAAAg GCAAGGCCCTGCCACGTTCAGCGATTGAACTCCGGTGCCAGTGTGTAGGCACCCATTCCAAGTTCATCCATCCCAAATTCATTCACAACGTGAACCTCATCCCCAGTGGACCTCACTGCAAGAACGTTGAAGTCAT AGCTACCCTGACAGACGGCAGAGAAGTGTGCCTGGAGCCCACTGCTCCCTGGGTGAAGCTGATCATCAAGGCAATTCTGGACAA gGCAAATGCCAAACCTGAGACAGTGTCCTAA